In one window of Pseudoalteromonas sp. GCY DNA:
- the nhaR gene encoding transcriptional activator NhaR: MNINFNHLYYFWQVSNEGSIAGASKVLHLTPQTISAQLSSLEDRLGKPLFIREGRGLRLTDFGILTKQYADDMFSIAKEWLETTQDGATAMHRTLKVGISDAIPKSLVSKWLAPLIENEQVANLHCIDGQQSELLAQMAMHKLDIVLADKPLDSNLPFKVFCHEIGKSQIGFYGSISNCEELRANYPKSLQAQPIILPAKHSPVTNSIQFWLQEQNIEIKVAGHVDDSALMKALGQQGFGIFPAPLSIKSELQRHYDVCLIGTIESTYQNYYAFTPDRLIKDSIFSEFVNFAKGVS; the protein is encoded by the coding sequence ATGAACATAAACTTCAATCACCTTTACTATTTTTGGCAAGTAAGCAATGAAGGCAGCATCGCAGGTGCAAGTAAAGTCCTTCATTTGACGCCTCAAACCATCAGCGCGCAGCTATCAAGCTTAGAAGATCGGCTGGGGAAACCTTTATTTATAAGAGAAGGAAGAGGACTCAGGTTGACTGACTTCGGCATTTTGACCAAGCAGTATGCGGACGATATGTTTTCAATTGCCAAAGAATGGTTAGAAACAACACAAGATGGTGCAACAGCCATGCATCGCACATTAAAAGTAGGTATCTCAGATGCCATTCCAAAATCGTTAGTATCAAAATGGCTTGCGCCTTTGATAGAAAATGAGCAAGTTGCCAATTTGCACTGTATTGATGGTCAGCAGTCTGAATTATTGGCTCAGATGGCGATGCATAAACTCGATATCGTACTAGCGGACAAACCACTTGATAGTAACCTGCCATTTAAAGTATTTTGTCACGAAATAGGAAAGAGCCAGATCGGCTTTTATGGTTCAATTTCTAATTGTGAAGAACTTAGGGCAAACTACCCAAAGTCATTACAAGCGCAACCAATCATTCTTCCCGCGAAACACAGCCCAGTAACGAATTCGATTCAATTTTGGCTGCAAGAGCAAAATATAGAAATAAAAGTCGCAGGTCACGTGGATGACAGTGCCTTGATGAAGGCATTAGGCCAACAGGGGTTTGGCATTTTTCCTGCCCCACTTTCGATAAAATCAGAATTACAACGGCACTATGACGTCTGCCTAATTGGCACTATCGAAAGTACGTATCAAAACTATTACGCCTTCACACCCGATAGATTAATTAAAGACTCTATCTTCAGCGAGTTCGTCAATTTTGCCAAAGGAGTAAGCTGA
- a CDS encoding LytR/AlgR family response regulator transcription factor, translating into MKRVTISIPSYLSELGVEISTKLKEVAVCSQFVYYQNIVDVLETIEVGEIDCLLIDISHDIDLRQQELITRNFDSVPTIKITTDVKLNASTTMSVDGKDTEGALITNILQLAFLHSTEASSEYVPNQRLIVKDSGHIHVIKVEDLAWVGGAGNYVELHMINRQRSILHRDTMSAMEKSLKTFGFSRIHKSSLVNLNAISELKTRDNGDYDVILENGDSLHLSRRYKQNLSSLLQPT; encoded by the coding sequence ATGAAAAGAGTGACGATCTCTATTCCTAGCTATTTATCTGAGCTTGGCGTCGAAATAAGTACAAAATTAAAAGAAGTCGCAGTTTGTTCCCAGTTTGTTTACTATCAAAATATTGTTGATGTTTTAGAAACTATTGAGGTGGGTGAAATCGACTGTTTGTTAATTGATATTTCACATGATATTGACCTGAGACAGCAAGAATTAATCACAAGAAATTTCGACTCTGTGCCAACTATTAAAATAACGACAGATGTTAAATTAAATGCTTCTACAACAATGAGTGTTGATGGTAAAGATACAGAAGGTGCTCTGATCACCAATATTCTTCAGCTGGCATTTTTGCATTCTACAGAGGCGTCATCAGAGTATGTCCCGAATCAAAGACTGATTGTAAAAGACTCGGGGCATATTCATGTGATAAAAGTGGAAGACTTAGCTTGGGTTGGTGGTGCGGGAAACTATGTCGAACTTCATATGATCAATCGGCAGCGCTCAATCTTGCATAGGGACACGATGTCAGCAATGGAAAAAAGCCTTAAAACCTTTGGCTTTTCTAGGATCCATAAGTCTTCACTCGTTAATTTGAATGCTATCAGTGAACTTAAGACAAGAGATAATGGAGATTACGACGTTATTCTAGAAAACGGAGATTCACTCCACCTATCAAGACGTTATAAACAAAACTTGTCTTCTCTTTTACAGCCAACATAA
- a CDS encoding TonB-dependent receptor domain-containing protein yields the protein MKQFKRSKLSMLITSACLIGGSLSIQASAEEAADGANEEVERISITGSRIQRVALTAKTPVIELDGSEFAISGNLNVEQKLAELPLTVPSFGPSSNNPGDGTARVNLRGLGDERTLVLVNGRRWVPATQTGVVDLNTIPASLIEGVDIITGGAGAVYGSDALAGVVNFRLKDDFEGAEISALYDITEEGDGEKFNTDLTLGGNFADGKGNATIYFGYAKRESIFQGDRDFTNVTLTEGDTGLVPGGSSGIPGTRIFAGPTLPNGTTLGRFGPNGEGLPYTSADAFNYAPDNYLQLPQERLTLNSFAHYYINDETRLYSELSFIRNEVPSQLAPTPAFVNGLVVNPDSPYFGADVQAAMKALVPELDAEGEPTGNMVSQLDADGNFTFATIGRRMVENGPRQSIDTRNAMRVLIGVDGFIGDWAYNAYYSRSELDRSNLLNNDVSETRFRQAILVTDDGSACQDTSGGCAPLNIFGEGNISQAAIDFINVGASNVTNIKQEIFHIDFAGELPFTVPSADMPIGFVIGYESRFDDSRFRPDEFLASGDVLGFNAGEPTVGSYSVDEIFTEIDIPLVTDAAFAEDITLWFAGRLSDYSNIGNASSFATTINWKVNEYVSFRAGYQESVRAPNIAELFQGAANGFPSATDPCSVDGFVEGTTDRALCEAHGVASSQVGVFEQANAQIEGSFGGNPDLKEETSETVTLGLVITPTENFDITIDYFDITIDDAIDVLGGGVNNILDVCYNQLKDPNSEYCQAITRRPDGNVDLVTALNANIASLGTKGYDVNFNWTTELDFGIGENGSTLNINSKNTILDKFFRTPSVGFTETNYCAGKFGNTCGIPRPEFQSNNRFTWTSGDLSVAALVRYMSEVDEDTGENEIVPISKAEWYLDLSASYHFTDHLQATFGIKNVLDTEPTPLGDAQQQANTFPELYDVIGPRYFVSAVYTF from the coding sequence ATGAAACAATTCAAGCGTTCTAAGTTAAGTATGCTTATCACTTCCGCATGCCTAATCGGTGGAAGTTTAAGTATCCAAGCATCAGCCGAGGAAGCAGCTGATGGTGCTAATGAAGAAGTCGAAAGAATTTCTATTACAGGTTCTCGTATTCAACGTGTCGCGTTAACTGCGAAAACGCCGGTTATCGAACTAGACGGTTCTGAGTTTGCAATATCTGGTAACTTAAACGTCGAGCAAAAGCTTGCCGAACTACCGCTAACCGTTCCTTCTTTCGGACCAAGTTCAAATAACCCTGGTGACGGTACCGCGCGAGTAAATTTACGTGGCCTAGGTGATGAGCGTACCCTTGTTCTTGTTAATGGTCGCCGCTGGGTACCAGCAACACAAACAGGTGTTGTCGACTTAAACACTATTCCTGCTTCTCTTATTGAAGGTGTAGACATTATTACAGGTGGTGCAGGTGCGGTATATGGCTCTGATGCACTAGCAGGTGTTGTAAACTTTCGTTTAAAAGACGACTTCGAAGGCGCTGAAATTTCTGCGTTATACGACATCACCGAAGAGGGCGATGGTGAAAAGTTCAACACAGATCTTACGCTTGGTGGCAACTTTGCAGACGGTAAAGGCAACGCCACTATTTATTTTGGTTACGCTAAACGTGAATCAATCTTCCAAGGCGACAGAGACTTTACTAATGTAACTCTCACTGAAGGCGATACAGGTTTAGTGCCTGGTGGATCATCTGGTATTCCTGGGACAAGAATATTTGCAGGCCCTACACTTCCTAACGGTACAACTCTAGGTCGTTTTGGTCCAAATGGTGAAGGCCTACCATATACATCAGCCGATGCATTTAACTATGCCCCTGATAACTACCTGCAACTACCGCAAGAGCGTTTAACACTTAACTCTTTTGCACACTATTACATCAATGATGAAACTCGCTTATATAGTGAATTATCTTTCATTCGCAACGAAGTACCATCACAACTAGCTCCGACTCCAGCGTTCGTAAATGGCTTGGTGGTTAACCCTGACAGTCCATACTTCGGTGCAGACGTTCAAGCTGCAATGAAAGCGTTAGTACCTGAACTTGATGCTGAAGGTGAACCAACTGGCAATATGGTTAGTCAACTTGACGCCGATGGTAACTTTACATTCGCTACAATCGGTCGTCGTATGGTTGAAAACGGTCCACGTCAATCGATTGATACACGTAATGCGATGCGAGTGTTGATAGGTGTTGATGGCTTTATCGGTGACTGGGCATACAACGCTTACTACAGCCGCTCTGAGCTAGACCGCTCTAACCTACTTAATAACGACGTTTCTGAAACGCGCTTCAGACAAGCTATTTTAGTAACTGACGATGGTAGTGCATGTCAAGACACGTCAGGTGGCTGTGCACCATTGAACATCTTCGGTGAAGGTAATATTTCACAAGCTGCGATTGATTTTATCAATGTTGGTGCATCTAACGTAACGAACATCAAACAAGAAATTTTCCATATCGATTTTGCTGGTGAGCTACCATTTACTGTGCCTTCTGCTGATATGCCAATTGGTTTTGTAATTGGCTACGAAAGCCGTTTTGATGATTCACGCTTCCGCCCTGATGAGTTCTTAGCATCCGGTGATGTTTTGGGCTTTAACGCTGGCGAACCAACAGTTGGTAGTTATAGCGTTGATGAAATATTCACCGAGATTGATATTCCATTAGTAACTGATGCAGCATTTGCTGAAGACATTACACTGTGGTTTGCGGGACGTCTTTCTGACTATTCAAACATTGGTAATGCATCTTCATTTGCAACAACTATAAACTGGAAAGTGAATGAATACGTATCTTTCCGAGCTGGTTATCAAGAATCTGTACGTGCGCCTAATATCGCCGAGCTATTCCAGGGCGCTGCGAATGGTTTCCCAAGCGCAACCGATCCATGTAGCGTTGATGGTTTTGTAGAAGGTACAACTGACAGAGCGCTTTGTGAGGCTCACGGTGTTGCGTCTTCTCAAGTAGGTGTATTTGAACAAGCAAACGCGCAAATCGAAGGTAGCTTCGGTGGTAATCCTGACCTGAAAGAAGAAACATCAGAAACCGTTACTCTTGGTCTTGTTATTACACCAACCGAAAACTTTGACATTACAATCGATTACTTTGATATCACGATTGATGATGCAATCGATGTACTAGGTGGTGGCGTAAACAATATTCTGGATGTTTGTTACAATCAACTTAAAGATCCTAACTCTGAATACTGTCAAGCAATTACTCGTCGTCCTGACGGTAACGTAGACCTTGTTACAGCGCTAAACGCGAACATCGCGTCGCTAGGCACAAAAGGTTATGACGTTAACTTCAACTGGACCACAGAACTTGATTTTGGAATTGGTGAGAATGGTTCAACACTGAACATTAACTCTAAGAACACAATCTTGGATAAGTTCTTTAGAACGCCAAGCGTTGGCTTCACAGAAACTAATTACTGTGCTGGTAAATTTGGTAATACTTGTGGTATACCACGTCCAGAATTCCAGAGTAATAACCGCTTTACATGGACTTCAGGTGATTTGAGCGTAGCGGCGCTAGTTCGATATATGAGCGAAGTTGATGAAGATACTGGCGAAAACGAAATTGTGCCTATATCTAAAGCAGAATGGTACCTTGACCTTAGTGCGAGCTACCACTTCACGGATCACCTACAAGCAACATTTGGTATTAAAAATGTGTTAGACACTGAGCCAACTCCATTAGGTGATGCTCAACAACAAGCAAATACATTCCCAGAGTTGTATGACGTAATAGGTCCTCGCTACTTCGTGAGTGCTGTGTACACGTTCTAA
- a CDS encoding 2OG-Fe(II) oxygenase family protein, giving the protein MKQAPEITNAVQDAFKLIQQKQYQQALTKLQPFTDSPHPDLHYLLGICYKSLAEWQSAITSLSDAAKLAPLKTEILTHLAKCYWLSGDLHQAEAHYLALYEAEPKNLDLLKNLSLLYLEQNRLDLASEWALKGQSLDDSGQLTKILGDVEKTRGNLSEAISYYQQVPQHSPVVFRAIHNLGLCYKLQAKFDQAIQCFKFVYQKAPEHYEPLYNLGDCFFANGQFEQAQQAYNLALKQAPYNPIIHKAINELYWQSGQHPLFATSLLTALESANNRLELIECLAELYWNTNQYRLCEECIQASGYADTSATLLALRGRLAATNNELNAAFEHFDNANKIVVNYDRICEQAKFAIQLGKFSTAQSLLEKVLQAQPNSQLALAWLSVVYQATDKQKHHALCNPDFILTTTLGAPSGYQDTEDFLKELESCLLTLHQGKQAPSEQTLVNGSQISGGLLNRDIEIISKARDQLLQDIDKCLNKLEVDPEHPFLAHLHKEKCITGSWSVKLTEQGFHVSHIHPAGWISVVLYINTPNDGSNNGVIEFGRPPLAPPYDFPPFKTVKPQRGQIVIFPSYFWHGTQPFNPTGNNYRMTLPLDIGVINK; this is encoded by the coding sequence ATGAAGCAAGCGCCCGAAATTACTAATGCAGTTCAAGATGCTTTCAAATTGATCCAACAAAAACAATATCAACAAGCGCTAACTAAGTTACAGCCTTTTACTGACTCGCCTCACCCCGATTTGCATTACCTTTTGGGAATTTGCTATAAATCACTTGCTGAATGGCAAAGCGCAATAACCTCATTAAGTGATGCAGCTAAACTCGCCCCACTTAAAACTGAAATCTTAACTCATCTAGCCAAATGTTACTGGCTATCGGGTGATTTACACCAAGCAGAAGCCCATTACCTTGCGCTGTATGAAGCTGAGCCCAAAAATCTAGATTTACTTAAAAACTTGTCGCTTCTGTATCTTGAACAAAACCGGCTCGACTTGGCAAGTGAGTGGGCACTCAAAGGACAATCTCTAGATGATTCTGGACAACTTACCAAAATACTCGGGGACGTTGAAAAAACAAGAGGAAACCTCAGTGAGGCGATCAGTTACTATCAACAAGTTCCCCAACACTCTCCGGTTGTCTTTCGGGCAATACACAACTTAGGCCTTTGCTATAAATTACAGGCTAAATTTGACCAAGCAATTCAATGCTTTAAATTTGTGTATCAAAAAGCACCTGAACACTATGAACCGCTTTACAATCTCGGGGACTGCTTTTTTGCAAATGGTCAATTTGAACAAGCACAACAAGCCTACAACCTGGCATTGAAGCAAGCCCCATATAATCCAATCATACATAAAGCAATTAACGAGCTTTACTGGCAAAGTGGTCAGCATCCGCTTTTTGCTACCAGTTTGCTAACCGCGCTGGAGTCAGCAAATAACCGCCTAGAACTCATAGAGTGCCTAGCTGAACTGTACTGGAATACTAATCAATACAGATTATGTGAGGAGTGTATTCAGGCGTCAGGTTACGCCGATACTTCAGCTACATTACTCGCTTTAAGAGGGCGTCTGGCGGCCACAAACAATGAGCTAAATGCAGCCTTTGAGCATTTCGATAATGCCAATAAGATAGTCGTTAATTACGACAGGATATGTGAGCAAGCAAAATTTGCAATCCAGCTTGGAAAGTTCAGTACCGCACAATCCCTGCTCGAAAAAGTGTTGCAAGCGCAGCCCAACTCACAACTTGCATTAGCTTGGCTAAGCGTAGTGTATCAAGCTACCGATAAACAAAAGCACCACGCTCTATGCAACCCTGATTTTATTCTGACCACAACCTTAGGTGCTCCGAGCGGCTATCAAGACACTGAAGACTTTCTTAAAGAGTTGGAGTCATGCTTACTAACACTTCATCAAGGCAAACAAGCTCCAAGTGAACAGACCTTAGTAAATGGCTCACAAATTTCAGGAGGCTTGCTTAATAGAGATATCGAAATCATCTCTAAAGCTCGAGATCAACTACTGCAAGATATAGATAAATGCCTTAATAAGTTGGAAGTAGATCCAGAGCATCCTTTTTTGGCTCATTTACACAAAGAGAAATGCATTACAGGCTCATGGTCTGTCAAACTGACGGAGCAAGGCTTCCACGTGAGCCATATTCATCCCGCAGGTTGGATTAGTGTAGTTTTATATATCAACACGCCAAATGACGGCAGCAACAATGGTGTAATTGAATTTGGACGGCCACCACTGGCACCACCCTACGATTTTCCACCATTCAAAACCGTAAAGCCTCAACGAGGGCAAATCGTGATCTTCCCCTCTTATTTTTGGCATGGAACACAGCCATTTAACCCTACGGGTAATAACTATCGAATGACTTTGCCACTCGATATTGGCGTTATTAATAAATAG
- a CDS encoding aspartyl/asparaginyl beta-hydroxylase domain-containing protein, protein MTNEETQPLNIDSLLQPILECEPQNSWPLLLSKLIDSYPQSAELSYRVAVILEQIGALPESEKAYFHCLTLAPKNYLVYLYLGHLLEKKGEDSTALVCYTLCEALTGSFKRLQLANSTAPQTLERFQKAWQCMEKNLGTASSIESGRWVQYCSKPFETAQAPHLFYVANLSARPIWPAEQFAWYESFNATIPDIIKEFHTAFDTASSHLTPYLSGKEYESAFPMLANSNNWQALSLFKEGVEDVSVSKHFPILKKALEKVPCYGLTASPYEVFYSKLAKGQTITPHYGLSNHSLTVHLAIDIPHNCYLDVNGERVSWQEHQLTIFDDSYLHMAHNGSDRDRIVLIFSIWHPDLTSTQRQAIQSEFKNRQHWIDNLNVTLDQYRNDH, encoded by the coding sequence ATGACAAACGAAGAGACACAACCTCTCAATATAGACTCACTTTTACAGCCAATTCTCGAATGTGAGCCACAAAATAGTTGGCCATTATTATTATCGAAGCTAATCGATAGCTATCCTCAAAGTGCTGAACTAAGCTATCGGGTTGCTGTAATTTTAGAGCAAATTGGAGCGTTACCTGAAAGTGAAAAGGCCTACTTTCACTGCCTTACTCTGGCACCCAAAAACTACTTAGTGTATCTGTACCTTGGACATTTATTAGAGAAGAAGGGAGAAGACAGTACAGCACTCGTATGTTACACACTATGTGAAGCACTCACAGGTAGCTTTAAGCGGCTTCAACTCGCCAATAGCACCGCCCCCCAAACACTTGAGCGCTTCCAAAAAGCTTGGCAGTGTATGGAAAAAAACCTTGGTACAGCATCAAGCATTGAGTCCGGTCGCTGGGTGCAATACTGCAGTAAACCCTTCGAAACAGCTCAAGCACCACACCTTTTTTACGTCGCGAATTTAAGTGCTCGTCCTATCTGGCCCGCGGAGCAATTTGCATGGTATGAAAGCTTTAACGCTACGATCCCCGACATTATCAAAGAGTTTCACACTGCTTTTGATACCGCATCTTCACACCTTACGCCTTATTTGTCGGGTAAAGAGTATGAAAGCGCATTTCCAATGCTCGCAAATAGTAACAACTGGCAAGCGTTATCCCTTTTTAAAGAGGGTGTGGAAGACGTTTCAGTGTCAAAGCACTTTCCTATACTTAAAAAAGCCTTAGAGAAAGTACCTTGTTACGGCTTAACCGCATCTCCATACGAAGTGTTTTACTCTAAATTAGCCAAAGGCCAAACCATCACTCCACATTACGGCCTTTCGAACCACAGCTTAACAGTGCATTTAGCCATAGATATTCCCCATAACTGTTACCTAGACGTCAATGGCGAGCGTGTTTCTTGGCAAGAACATCAACTCACCATCTTCGATGACTCCTATTTGCATATGGCACATAATGGCAGCGACCGTGACCGAATTGTACTTATATTCTCAATTTGGCATCCTGATCTAACATCGACTCAACGCCAAGCAATCCAATCAGAATTTAAAAATAGACAGCACTGGATTGATAATTTGAACGTAACTTTGGATCAATATAGAAACGATCACTAG
- a CDS encoding SelT/SelW/SelH family protein — protein MQKPIITIHYCVLCQWMLRASWLAQELLSTFSDDLKQVALAPASKGVFEIYYNDTLIWCRKADDGFPEAKVLKRRVRDLLDPERDLGHVDK, from the coding sequence ATGCAAAAACCGATCATTACAATTCATTATTGCGTGCTTTGCCAATGGATGCTGCGAGCTTCTTGGCTTGCACAAGAATTGCTTTCAACTTTCTCTGACGATTTAAAACAAGTTGCACTTGCACCAGCAAGTAAAGGCGTATTCGAAATCTACTACAACGATACGTTAATTTGGTGCCGAAAAGCAGATGATGGTTTTCCAGAAGCCAAGGTGCTCAAAAGAAGAGTGAGAGATTTATTAGATCCTGAGCGTGATTTAGGCCATGTAGATAAGTAA
- a CDS encoding GNAT family N-acetyltransferase, protein MSLSIRPAEVADAATILHFINELAIYEKEPDAVLNTVEEIEQKLFGKEARAHSVICELDGEAIGFAVYFFNYSTWLGKHGLYLEDLYVSQDKRGVGAGKGIMKYLARLALQKDCGRFEWVVLDWNKPSIDFYESIGAKAQNEWIIYRLSGQELIDFAEQV, encoded by the coding sequence ATGAGCCTTTCAATTCGCCCAGCAGAAGTAGCTGATGCCGCGACGATACTGCACTTTATCAACGAACTTGCAATTTATGAGAAAGAGCCAGATGCCGTGCTCAATACTGTGGAAGAAATAGAACAGAAACTGTTTGGTAAAGAAGCCAGAGCGCACAGCGTTATTTGTGAACTAGATGGTGAAGCAATCGGGTTCGCAGTGTATTTCTTTAATTATTCTACTTGGCTTGGCAAGCACGGGCTGTATCTTGAAGACTTATATGTGTCACAAGACAAACGCGGTGTTGGTGCAGGTAAAGGGATCATGAAATACCTAGCAAGACTTGCACTACAAAAGGACTGCGGTCGCTTTGAGTGGGTGGTACTGGACTGGAACAAGCCATCAATCGATTTTTATGAAAGTATCGGTGCTAAAGCACAAAACGAATGGATTATTTATCGCCTATCAGGGCAAGAACTCATCGATTTTGCTGAGCAAGTATAG
- a CDS encoding chalcone isomerase family protein has product MQRTIFAFLMLLFSTQGFASTSDLVNQFIENPQQVGKTSRMTYLFWDVYDASLYAPQGAYSQDQPFVLVLHYLRALDGKEIAKRSLEEMQKQGFSDSSRGERWLTKMAQIFPDVSKDTVLLGVRTADGYTQFYQDDKLIGEVKDSEFTTRFFNIWLGEKTSEPTIRAELLGLKRK; this is encoded by the coding sequence ATGCAAAGGACCATCTTTGCCTTTTTGATGTTGCTATTCAGCACTCAGGGTTTCGCAAGCACTAGTGATCTTGTAAATCAATTTATAGAAAACCCTCAACAGGTCGGTAAAACAAGTCGAATGACCTATCTTTTTTGGGATGTTTATGATGCCAGCCTTTATGCGCCACAAGGAGCGTACTCTCAAGACCAGCCTTTTGTATTGGTGCTACATTATTTACGCGCACTTGACGGCAAAGAGATAGCAAAACGCTCATTAGAAGAGATGCAAAAGCAAGGGTTTAGTGATTCAAGTCGAGGTGAGCGATGGCTAACAAAAATGGCGCAAATATTTCCTGATGTCTCAAAAGATACCGTGCTATTAGGTGTCAGAACTGCTGACGGTTATACTCAATTTTATCAAGATGACAAGCTTATTGGCGAAGTGAAAGATTCGGAATTTACTACCCGTTTTTTCAATATTTGGCTCGGTGAAAAAACATCCGAACCAACCATACGAGCCGAGCTTCTAGGTCTAAAGCGGAAATAG
- a CDS encoding DUF3833 domain-containing protein, translating into MRITLAVLTLFLLSACSSGIDGKKYSTLKPQFDPYEFFVGDIKAWGIVQDRDGNLVQQFTVDIKGSINNQSELVLDESFNYLLGDGVKTRVWTITKASGNQYSGRADDILNSASGETYGNAMNWQYRMDLPVDDTSYEVHFDDWMWSFDQTTLMNRSYIEKFGIVMAEVTIFMQRQ; encoded by the coding sequence ATGCGCATCACTCTTGCAGTACTCACCTTATTTTTATTGTCGGCATGCAGTTCGGGCATTGACGGTAAAAAATACTCGACACTTAAACCGCAATTTGACCCCTATGAGTTTTTTGTTGGTGACATAAAAGCATGGGGGATAGTCCAAGACAGAGATGGTAACTTAGTTCAACAGTTTACCGTCGATATCAAAGGCTCAATCAATAACCAGTCAGAGCTTGTTTTAGATGAGTCCTTCAACTATCTACTCGGTGATGGCGTGAAAACACGAGTTTGGACTATTACAAAAGCATCTGGCAACCAGTATTCAGGCCGCGCCGACGATATCCTCAACTCGGCATCGGGTGAAACCTACGGCAATGCGATGAATTGGCAGTATAGAATGGACTTACCCGTTGACGACACCAGCTACGAAGTACACTTTGATGATTGGATGTGGTCTTTTGACCAAACCACTCTCATGAACCGCTCTTATATTGAAAAGTTCGGTATTGTGATGGCTGAAGTCACAATATTTATGCAAAGGCAATAA